Sequence from the Longimicrobium sp. genome:
CTTCGAGAGCGGCCCTGCAATCCTCTGGCTGCCCTCACCCCCGGGCCCCCTCTCGCGCGAGCGGGAGAGAGAGGAGAACTTCGCGCTCGGGCACGTATCGGCGCGTCCGCTCCTCCAGCTGGAAGACGGTCCCCTCCAGCCCCCGGATCGCACTCGAGGCGCCCGGTCCCGACTAACCTGGAGCCGGAGCCGGCGGGATGAGCCGATGGATGCGGACGCGGCTGTGGGCGTTGGGGGCGGATGGCTCCACGCGTTCGTCCACCTGCTCCGCGCGCCACCCGCGATCCTTGATCATCCCCAGGAACTCGCCCGCGTACACCCGCCCTGGATCGGCGACCAGCACGGTGCCGCCAGGCGCGGTGACGCGGGGAAGCAGGTTCGCCAGCAGCGACGCGTTGCGCTGCTCGTACAGCACGTCGGCGGCGACTACCAGGCCGTATCCCTCGTCCTCGGGAGGATGGCGCCAGTCGAGCAGGGCGGTTCGCAGCGGTGCCAGGCCGTTGCGCTCGGCGTTGGCACGGGCGAAGCGCAGCGCCTCGTCGTACCAGTCCGTCGCCAGCACGTCCGCGCCCAGGTGGCGCAGGGCCAGCGACGGGAGCGCCACGCCGCACCCCAGCTCCAACACGCGTGCCCCTGCGTAGGTCCGCCCCGCGTCCAGCAGGTGCGCAGCGAGCCCGCGGGCGGACGGCCACAGCTCGGCCCAGTACGGCAGCCGCTCGTCCGACGCGAACTCGCCCTCGTCGATCAGCTCGTCGGCGGCGCTGGGAAGGATCAGCGATGCTTCCCATCCCCCGTGCGCGTACCGCTCTTCGCGCACCTCGTAGCGCGCCCGCAGCTCCGCCTCCACTCCACCCGTCATCCCCGCTCCCTTCCTTGCTCCCGCGCCGCGCCGGGGCGTACGTTCCCGAGTCCCGGTGAAGCTCGCCGGGCCGCGCCCGCCGGTCAACCGCGCCTCCGCACCCCGACTTCCATGCCCCGGCGCATGCCGTTCGAAGGCCGGCTGAGACGCGCCCTCCTGCTGTTCAGCGTGCTTCCCTCGCTGGCGCTGGTGGGGCTGGGCACGTACGCCCTGTCGCGCACGGTGCAGCTGACGGACTCGCTGGGGGCGTGGGAGCGGGTGGGCGCCAGTGGCGGCGAGCTGCTGACCCGCGCCGAAGCGTCGGGCGACACCGCGCTGGCCCGCGCGGCCGCCCTGCACCGGGCCGAGCTGGAGCAGTCCATCACCAACGCGCGCCGGTGGGATTTCGTGCTCAGCCGCGCGCTGACGCTCATTCCTATCGCCGGCGTGATCATCGGCGCCCTGCTGGCCGCGCTGGCGCTGCGGGCGTCGCGGCGCATCGGAAGCCGGCTTTCGCGCCCGGTGGGCGAGCTGGCCGGCTGGGCGGCGATGGTGGCGCGCCGCGAGCCCCTTCCCGCCCCCAGCGGACGCGCGACCTCCGACGAGTTCGCCGTGCTGCGCAACGCATTCCGCCGCATGGCCGCCGAGCTGGAGTCCTCGCGCGAGCGCGACCTGGAGGCGGAGCGCGCGCGCACCTGGGTGGGGGTGGCGCGGCGGGTGGCGCACGAGCTGAAGAACCCGCTGACGCCCATGCGCTTTGCCCTGCGCACGCTGCAGCGCGCCACGCCGGAGCGCGAGGACGCGCGCGAGGCGCTGGAGGTGCTCGCCGCCGAGTCTGCCCGGCTGGAGGAGCTGGCCCGCACCTTCGCCCAACTGGGCCGCATGCCCGAGGGGCCGCCCAGCGAGGTGGACCTGCGTGAGATGCTGGAGTACCTGCTGCGCACGCACGTTCCCGCCGAAGTGCAGGGCTCGCTGGACGCGCCGGAGGACCTTCCCTCGATTGCGGGCCACCACGACCCGCTTTCCCGCGCCTTCGCCAACCTGCTGCTGAACGCCGGCGACGCGGTGCAGGGCGGCCGGGGCACGCGGGTGACCGTGGACGTGCGCACCGCCGACGGCCACGTGGAGGTGCGGGTGCTGGACGACGGGCCGGGGATTGCGCCCGGCATCATCGACCGGGTCTGGGAGCCGGACTTCACCACCAAGTCCCGCGGCACGGGGCTGGGCCTCTCGCTCGTCCGCCAGACGGTGCAGGCGCACGGCGGCCGCGTATGGGCGCGCAACCGTGCGGAAGGCGGCGCGGAGTTCGGCGTGGCGCTGCCGCTGGCCGGCGACGACGATCCGCGCGCGGCCCTGAAGGACTGGGCCGGATCACGGTGAGCACCCCCGCCTCCGCATCCCACGCCCGTCCTGTATCGTTGCGGAGGCTCGCCGCGCAAGCCGCCGCGCTCGTCGCGGTTGCATTCGCGCTCAGCTTCTGGATCCAGACGGTGCACCTTCGGTCCCTCGTTCGGCCCGACATCCCGGGCCTGCCGCAGCCGGAGATGCGCGACCTGATGCGAGTGGGGCTGCTGAACCTGGCCGTCCGGACCGCCCTCCGCGCGCTGCTGACCGGCGCAGTGCCCGCCGCGCTGGTGCTGCTGGTGCCCGGGCTACGCCGTCGCTGGTCGGCGCGCGTGGTACTCGTCTGGACCGCCGCCACGCTGGCCGTCCTCGGCGTGATGGCGCTGACGCTTTGATTGTACGTCAGGTGACGGGATTCATGAGTCCCAGCCCTGAAATCCACCGGAAATCTGCAACGTTGCGCGTTACCAGCGTCTGTCCATGGACGAGCGCCGTCGCCGCGATGATGCTGTCGCCGAGCCGCATCTTCCGAGTCTGGCGCAACAGGGCCGCTTGCCGCAGCACCGGCTTGGTGAGACGAAGCGTCTTCGATTTCCGAAAGAAGGCTTCAAGCTTGGCCTTCTCCTCGGGCTCAATCCGCACAAATCCAAGGGCTTCGACATAGCTGATGGACGCGACAAGAAGCTCGTGCTTCCAACAGGTCTTGCAAGGCCTGATACTGCGGTTTGGCCGCGTAGATGATGATGTTGGTATCGACGAGCATCAGTTCCCCCGTCCAGGCAGAGGTCGGTCCTCGCGAATATCACGCTGCCATGCCGAGGGATCGGGAATGGAGGCGATCCCGCCGGTCATCGCGAGTTCTTCCAGAGCGGAAACCGCGTCTGCCAGACGCGCGGCGTGTTCCTCAGGGGTCTCAGGCCTGCACGCCGTTGCAGCGGCGTCCGCCCGCAGCTTCTTGTCGTTGCGCATCGAAACGATCTTCCGCGTTGAGGATGGTCATGCGGTGCAGCGGGATCACCAATCTCGTCCAGGCAAGGGACGGTCTTCACGGATTTGGCGCTGCCACTCGCCCGGATCTTCGATGTGGTCGAAGGCACCCATCTCCGCCAGTTGGCGAAGCGCGTCAACGGCCTCCTTGATCCGGGTCGCGCGCTGCTCCGGAGATTCGCGCCTGCGCCTGACTGGCAGGTGCGGGATGGGTCCTTCGGAGTCCGACCCGAGATCGTCGTGATGTTCTGGCTCGATGATGCTCATACTCGCTCCCTCGTGGCGTGCAATCTGGACAGGGGGAAGATGATGGCCGAGTGTCCGTTTGTCTACGGGGTCGTTTGCGCCAGCAGCCGAACAGGCATGTTCGTCCTCAGGCGGAAAATGGACGAGGGCTGGCCGTAGCACGTCCTTGAGGAAACCTTGTGACGGGGAGGGCGTAGAACGCCGCTTCCCGGTGCACGCGAACGCTTCCCGGTCCCCACGCGCATGGCCGCCACCATCCTGATCGTCGACGACGAGCCGAACATCCGCCGGATGCTGGGCAGCCTTCTGCGCGCGGAGGGCTACCGCACCCGCGAGGCGGGCACCGGCCGCGGCGCCGTATCCGAGGTGCAGGGCGAGGAGCCCGACGCCGTGCTGATGGACCTGTACATGGGCGAGGGCGACTCGGGTCTCGACGTGCTTCCCCGGATCAAGGAGGCCGCGCCCGACATGCCGGTGGTGATGATGAGCGGCCGCGCGTCCCTTGCCGACGCGGTGAAGGCCACGCGGCTGGGCGCCTTTCACTTCATCGAAAAGCCCCTCTCGCCCGAGGCGGTGCTGCTTACGCTGGGCTCGGCGCTGGAGCTGCGGAAGACGCGCGAGCTGAATCGCGCCCTGCGGGCCGAACTAGGCGACGGCGAGGAGATGGTGGGCGAGAGCGCGGCGGTGGACCGGGTGCGCCAGATGATCGGCCGGGTGGCGCCTACGGATGCCCGCGTGCTGATCACCGGCGAGTCCGGCACCGGCAAGGAGGTGGCGGCCTCGGCCATCCACCGCCTGTCGCGCCGCGCGGCCGGGCCGCTGGTGAAGATGAACTGCGCCGCCATCCCCCGGGACCTGGTGGAGTCGGAGATGTTCGGCCACGAGCGGGGCGCGTTCACCGGCGCGGTAGACCGGCGGCGCGGCCGGTTCGAGCTGGCCAGCGGCGGAACGCTGTTCCTGGACGAGATCGGGGACCTGAGCTCCGAGGCGCAGGCCAAGCTGCTGCGCGCCCTGGAGGCGGGGCAGATCGAGCGGGTGGGTGGTAC
This genomic interval carries:
- a CDS encoding HAMP domain-containing sensor histidine kinase, with product MPRRMPFEGRLRRALLLFSVLPSLALVGLGTYALSRTVQLTDSLGAWERVGASGGELLTRAEASGDTALARAAALHRAELEQSITNARRWDFVLSRALTLIPIAGVIIGALLAALALRASRRIGSRLSRPVGELAGWAAMVARREPLPAPSGRATSDEFAVLRNAFRRMAAELESSRERDLEAERARTWVGVARRVAHELKNPLTPMRFALRTLQRATPEREDAREALEVLAAESARLEELARTFAQLGRMPEGPPSEVDLREMLEYLLRTHVPAEVQGSLDAPEDLPSIAGHHDPLSRAFANLLLNAGDAVQGGRGTRVTVDVRTADGHVEVRVLDDGPGIAPGIIDRVWEPDFTTKSRGTGLGLSLVRQTVQAHGGRVWARNRAEGGAEFGVALPLAGDDDPRAALKDWAGSR
- a CDS encoding sigma-54 dependent transcriptional regulator, which gives rise to MAATILIVDDEPNIRRMLGSLLRAEGYRTREAGTGRGAVSEVQGEEPDAVLMDLYMGEGDSGLDVLPRIKEAAPDMPVVMMSGRASLADAVKATRLGAFHFIEKPLSPEAVLLTLGSALELRKTRELNRALRAELGDGEEMVGESAAVDRVRQMIGRVAPTDARVLITGESGTGKEVAASAIHRLSRRAAGPLVKMNCAAIPRDLVESEMFGHERGAFTGAVDRRRGRFELASGGTLFLDEIGDLSSEAQAKLLRALEAGQIERVGGTEPIPVDVRVLAATNKDLRAEIAAGRFREDLFFRLHVIPLHLPPLRERPGDVPLLVEHFVARNRRRHGLTPPRLAPAAMEALARHPWPGNVRELANILERISILFAGTEVGPAEIRSVLAGAAPAEAEAAAYRDDDPRPLPDRLDAYERLLLSGALDAAEGSVAEAARRLKTDRANLYRRMRRLDILR
- a CDS encoding type II toxin-antitoxin system VapC family toxin; translated protein: MRIEPEEKAKLEAFFRKSKTLRLTKPVLRQAALLRQTRKMRLGDSIIAATALVHGQTLVTRNVADFRWISGLGLMNPVT
- a CDS encoding class I SAM-dependent methyltransferase is translated as MTGGVEAELRARYEVREERYAHGGWEASLILPSAADELIDEGEFASDERLPYWAELWPSARGLAAHLLDAGRTYAGARVLELGCGVALPSLALRHLGADVLATDWYDEALRFARANAERNGLAPLRTALLDWRHPPEDEGYGLVVAADVLYEQRNASLLANLLPRVTAPGGTVLVADPGRVYAGEFLGMIKDRGWRAEQVDERVEPSAPNAHSRVRIHRLIPPAPAPG